In one Balneolales bacterium ANBcel1 genomic region, the following are encoded:
- a CDS encoding glycosyltransferase produces the protein MKIAVISHLYPNRSHPASGTFIRSYFLGLSKLFDSEMVVPTVRAIPFTKKWSYTHSPFITEGEAVRLRYLSFPGGRFPHLVTRTISHAVTAYLKHQKPDLVHVHWLYPDGLAIPAIRKSLDVPVVLSIHGSDWYNTRNRPKLRELLERSLFAADKILTVGTRLKKDIQHALPELEERLMVTYNPIDFGMFAPAESRESAMRSMNWDPTKKHLLCVANISHEKGVDVLLDAMEMLQMENLLLHIIGNVPDSPYSRSIISRISRSDHILLHPPASHDTIPDYFKACDLLVMPSRREGFGIAAAEAIACGKPVIATKSGGPEDILTKDNGLLVDVDSPGQIADAVRQILAGRTGLQQETIRSSIKKKFDSEKIIHDIGRMYESTIHSGV, from the coding sequence ATGAAAATTGCCGTCATTTCCCATCTTTATCCCAACCGCAGCCATCCTGCCAGCGGAACGTTTATTCGGTCCTATTTCCTCGGATTGAGTAAACTATTTGATTCGGAAATGGTGGTACCTACGGTAAGAGCCATCCCGTTTACGAAAAAATGGTCCTATACCCACAGCCCCTTCATCACGGAAGGTGAAGCCGTTCGCTTGCGTTACCTGTCGTTTCCCGGCGGCCGTTTTCCGCATCTGGTCACGCGCACCATCTCGCACGCGGTTACGGCTTATTTGAAACATCAAAAACCCGACCTGGTTCATGTTCACTGGCTCTACCCTGACGGACTTGCAATCCCGGCCATCAGGAAATCGCTTGACGTGCCCGTGGTTCTCTCGATTCACGGCAGCGACTGGTACAATACCCGAAACAGGCCGAAACTCAGAGAACTGCTTGAAAGATCACTTTTTGCAGCGGACAAGATTCTGACCGTCGGCACCAGACTCAAAAAGGACATACAGCATGCCTTACCGGAACTGGAAGAACGGCTCATGGTCACCTACAACCCGATCGACTTCGGCATGTTTGCCCCTGCTGAGTCACGGGAATCGGCCATGCGCAGCATGAACTGGGATCCGACGAAAAAGCATCTCCTTTGTGTGGCAAATATCAGCCACGAAAAAGGAGTAGATGTGCTCCTGGACGCCATGGAAATGCTTCAAATGGAGAACCTGTTGCTTCATATCATCGGCAATGTGCCGGACAGCCCCTATTCCCGGAGCATCATCTCCCGAATTAGCCGATCTGACCACATCCTCTTGCATCCGCCGGCAAGCCACGATACCATTCCGGATTATTTCAAGGCATGCGATCTGCTAGTCATGCCCAGCCGGAGGGAGGGCTTCGGCATAGCGGCTGCCGAGGCAATCGCATGCGGCAAACCGGTCATTGCCACAAAAAGCGGGGGGCCCGAGGATATCCTCACGAAAGATAACGGCCTTCTGGTGGATGTCGACTCCCCCGGCCAGATTGCCGATGCTGTCCGCCAAATTTTAGCCGGAAGAACCGGCTTGCAGCAGGAAACCATCCGCTCCAGCATCAAAAAGAAATTTGACTCGGAGAAAATCATCCACGATATCGGACGCATGTATGAAAGCACCATCCACAGCGGGGTATGA